From a single Eretmochelys imbricata isolate rEreImb1 chromosome 13, rEreImb1.hap1, whole genome shotgun sequence genomic region:
- the STK35 gene encoding serine/threonine-protein kinase 35: METAAADGGRRGTQRPAAERRRRPERERGPALRGPMEPAAGGGAGAPRYSLVAEIGRGSYGVVYEAVSGRSGARLAVKRIRCDAPENVELALAEFWALTSLRRRHPNVVRFEECVLQRDGLGQRMSHGNKQSQLYLRLVETSLKGERILGYAEEPCYLWFVMEFCEGGDLNQYVLSRRPDPATNKSFMLQLTSAIAFLHKNHIVHRDLKPDNILITEKSGTPVLKVADFGLSKVCAGLTARGKEGGNDNKNVNVNKYWLSSACGSDFYMAPEVWEGHYTAKADIFALGIIIWAMIERITFIDAETKKELLGTYIKQGTEIVPVGEALLENPKMELHIPQKRRTSMSEGIKQLLKDMLAANPQDRPDAFELETRMDQVTCAA, from the exons ATGGAAACGGCCGCGGCGGACGGCGGCCGCAGAGGGACACAAAGGCCCGCGGCCGAGCGGAGGCGGCGGCCGGAGCGGGAGCGGGGCCCGGCGCTGAGGGGCCCCATGGAGCCGGCGGcgggcggcggggccggggcgccGCGCTACAGCCTGGTGGCGGAGATCGGGCGCGGCTCCTACGGGGTGGTGTACGAGGCCGTGTCGGGCCGCAGCGGCGCCCGCCTGGCCGTCAAGCGGATCCGCTGCGACGCGCCCGAGAACGTGGAGCTGGCGCTGGCCGAGTTCTGGGCCCTGACCAGTCTGCGGCGCCGCCACCCCAACGTGGTGCGCTTCGAGGAGTGCGTGCTGCAGCGCGACGGGCTGGGCCAGCGCATGAGCCACGGCAACAAGCAGAGCCAGCTGTACCTGCGCCTGGTGGAGACCTCCCTGAAAG GTGAGAGGATCTTGGGCTATGCCGAGGAGCCCTGTTATCTCTGGTTCGTCATGGAGTTCTGCGAAGGGGGAGATCTGAATCAGTACGTGCTCTCGCGGCGACCAGACCCGGCCACTAACAAGAGTTTCATGCTACAGCTAACCAGCGCAATTGCCTTCCTGCACAAGAACCATATTGTGCACAGGGACCTGAAGCCAGACAACATCTTGATCACCGAGAAGTCTGGCACCCCGGTTCTCAAGGTGGCAGACTTTGGACTCAGCAAGGTCTGTGCTGGGCTGACGGCTCGGGGCAAGGAAGGTGGGAATGATAACAAAAATGTGAATGTGAACAAGTACTGGCTGTCTTCAGCCTGCGGCTCTGACTTCTACATGGCCCCtgaggtctgggagggacactACACTGCCAAGGCAGACATCTTTGCCCTGGGCATCATCATCTGGGCCATGATTGAGAGGATAACTTTCATCGATGCAGAGACCAAGAAGGAGCTACTGGGGACCTACATCAAGCAGGGCACAGAGATTGTGCCCGTTGGGGAAGCACTGCTAGAAAACCCAAAGATGGAGTTGCATATCCCCCAGAAACGCAGGACTTCCATGTCTGAGGGGATCAAGCAACTCTTGAAAGACATGTTAGCTGCTAACCCACAGGATCGACCTGATGCCTTTGAGCTTGAAACCAGAATGGACCAGGTTACATGTGCTGCTTAA